A section of the Cydia splendana chromosome 1, ilCydSple1.2, whole genome shotgun sequence genome encodes:
- the LOC134791714 gene encoding excitatory amino acid transporter, protein MVLKSEMDPPCKPQKQFHEYLFAKMGPGDRGPKTTEDRAAPVDPTGVRKWFMENTMLVVTLIGVLAGIAIGFGLRPYNLGPDALMIISYPGELFMRLLKLMILPLIIASLIAGSASLNAKMSGKIAVRTLLYFILTSMFNAFLGILLAMIIHPGQPELREDFVVAVENKRDHSILDSLLDIGRNIFPDNIVQAAFQQAHTVYAEQPSLFARNLTDNDTAPALVRVVSYRSGTNTLGLVFFCLVFGSLLGTLGPKGQVVIDFFQAIFEVIMKMVTGVMWFTPVGVSSVIAGKILGVSNVAQVMSQLAWFIATVAVGVFLYQLIVMQLIYFVFLRKNPYKFYWGLSHAMLTAAATASTAAALPVTFRAMEGPLRIDPRITRFVLPIGCNINMDGTALFLAAASVFVCQMNNLHLGFAQLATIFLTSTAASVSSASVPSAAMVLLLVVLAAVDAPAHDVSLLFAVDWLVDRIRTTNNMLGDCYAAAVVEHLSKKELMACDAVTMEPVVANGLIPTPNTEDERLDTPSGKKSITSDDIIIDMHLSNQASSSPVKRI, encoded by the exons AGTATCTGTTCGCGAAGATGGGGCCAGGGGACCGAGGTCCGAAGACCACGGAGGACCGAGCGGCGCCGGTCGACCCCACCGGTGTCAGGAAGTGGTTTATGGAAAATACCATGCTGGTTGTCACTTTAATTGGCGTGCTCGCTGGCATCGCTATCG GTTTCGGCTTGCGTCCATACAATCTCGGTCCCGATGCTTTAATGATAATTTCGTACCCCGGCGAGCTCTTCATGAGGCTATTGAAGCTGATGATCCTTCCTTTGATCATAGCGAGCCTGATCGCTGGATCTGCTAGCCTGAACGCCAAGATGAGCGGGAAGATTGCAGTCCGGACTCTACTTTATTTTATACTAACGTCCATGTTTAACGCTTTTCTGGGGATACTCCTTGCAATGATAATACACCCTGGGCAGCCGGAACTGCGAGAGGACTTTGTCGTGGCCGTTGAAAATAAAAGAGATCACAGTATTCTTGACAGTCTTCTGGATATTGGTCG AAACATATTCCCGGACAACATCGTGCAGGCCGCGTTCCAGCAGGCGCATACCGTATACGCGGAGCAGCCGTCGCTGTTCGCCAGGAACCTCACGGATAACGACACGGCGCCGGCTCTAGTCCGTGTCGTGTCCTACAG atcAGGCACCAACACACTCGGCCTCGTCTTCTTCTGTCTCGTTTTCGGGAGTTTGCTCGGCACTCTGGGCCCCAAGGGCCAGGTTGTCATCGACTTTTTTCAAGCCATCTTCGAGGTCATCATGAAGATGGTGACGGGCGTCATGTGGTTCACCCCTGTGGGAGTCAGTAGCGTCATCGCTGGGAAGATTCTTGGTGTTAGCAATGTTG CTCAAGTGATGTCCCAGCTGGCCTGGTTCATCGCTACGGTGGCGGTGGGTGTATTCCTGTATCAGCTGATCGTGATGCAGCTCATCTATTTCGTGTTCCTACGGAAGAACCCCTACAAGTTCTATTGGGGACTGTCTCACGCAATGTTGACTGCTGCCGCTACTGCTTCCAC AGCTGCAGCCCTCCCAGTTACGTTTCGCGCGATGGAAGGCCCGCTCCGCATCGACCCTCGCATCACACGGTTCGTGCTGCCCATCGGCTGCAACATCAACATGGACGGCACGGCCTTGTTCCTGGCTGCGGCCAGCGTCTTCGTCTGCCAGATGAACAACCTGCATCTAGGGTTCGCGCAGCTCGCTACCATATT CTTGACTTCGACAGCAGCGTCAGTGTCGTCTGCGTCAGTGCCGTCGGCCGCCATGGTTCTCCTGCTCGTGGTGCTGGCGGCGGTGGACGCGCCCGCGCACGACGTGTCGCTGCTGTTCGCCGTGGACTGGCTCGT TGACCGGATACGCACCACAAACAACATGCTGGGTGACTGTTACGCAGCCGCGGTGGTGGAACACCTCTCCAAGAAGGAGTTGATGGCTTGCGATGCCGTGACCATG GAGCCAGTGGTAGCCAATGGTCTCATCCCAACACCAAACACTGAAGATGAAAGATTAGATACACCATCAGGAAAAAAATCCATAACATCCGACGACATTATCATCGATATGCATTTATCCAACCAGGCAAGCAGTAGTCCTGTCAAACGGATTTAG